The following are encoded in a window of Bacillus sp. SORGH_AS_0510 genomic DNA:
- a CDS encoding TetR/AcrR family transcriptional regulator, whose product MKKREVQASVKDERLVQKRRDQMIKGAVTLFKQKGFHRTTTREIAKAAGFSIGTLYEYIRTKEDVLYLVCDSIYDHVSDRLQKDLALKKGTLESLKLGIANFFQVMDEMQAEVLVMYQEVKSLSRDALPYVLKKEMEMVAMFENLLSRCVENGELSLTEKQVELIAHNIFVQGQMWGFRRWALRKLFTLEEYIELQTELLLAGIGGEVTSGEKRLENEASREQ is encoded by the coding sequence ATGAAAAAGCGGGAAGTACAGGCTTCGGTCAAGGATGAGCGCTTAGTGCAAAAGCGACGCGACCAGATGATCAAAGGGGCCGTGACACTTTTTAAACAAAAGGGGTTTCACCGGACAACGACGAGGGAAATCGCCAAAGCAGCGGGCTTTAGTATTGGGACGCTTTATGAATACATCCGCACGAAGGAAGACGTGCTCTATCTAGTGTGTGACAGCATCTATGACCATGTCAGTGACAGGTTGCAGAAGGACTTAGCTTTGAAAAAAGGGACATTGGAAAGCTTGAAGCTTGGGATTGCCAACTTTTTTCAGGTTATGGATGAGATGCAGGCGGAAGTGCTCGTGATGTATCAGGAAGTGAAGTCCCTTTCTAGGGACGCCCTTCCTTATGTGTTGAAAAAAGAGATGGAAATGGTGGCCATGTTTGAAAACCTGCTCTCACGGTGTGTTGAAAACGGCGAACTATCGCTGACTGAAAAGCAGGTTGAGTTGATTGCACATAACATTTTTGTGCAGGGACAAATGTGGGGCTTCCGCCGCTGGGCGCTTCGAAAACTATTTACGTTAGAAGAATATATTGAGCTGCAGACGGAGTTATTGTTAGCGGGGATTGGCGGCGAGGTCACGTCAGGCGAAAAGCGTCTGGAAAACGAGGCGAGTCGCGAACAGTAA